CGCCTCCTCCACCACCCGGCGGACCGGCGCAAGCTTCTCCATCCCTTCCGCAAACGCTCCCACGCCCGGCAGCACAATCCCGTCGGCGGATGCGATCAGCTCCGGATCCGCCGTAACCACCGGACCGCAGCCCGCAGCCTCCAAACCCCGCACCACGCTCCGGAGATTTCCCAGACCGTAATCGATCACCGCAATCTTAGAAGTGGCTGTCACAATCCCCGTCCTCCTCTGCCGACTCGCGCACGCGCCACAGACCTTTCGACGCCCACTCAGGCGGCTTATTGTTCCGGCTGCCCCAGTCCGCAAGTTTCGCCTCCCACCCGCTCCACATCTCTGGATACATCGCCGCAATATCCTTCATGCACGAAATATCCGACGACGGACACATAAAGCAGCCGATACGGTCAAGTCCCAGCTCATACAGCGGGTTATACGGTGCCTTCTCCCGGAACAGATACAGCCAGTCATGCATCGCCGTCCAGTGCTGAATCGGGGCAGCCGACAACTGACAGGGAACATTTTTGTTCCGCCAGACCCGCGGACTCTGCATCCGCTTCGCCGACTCATACTTCCGCTGCCCGATCAGCGACAACGCCTCCCCCCATGTCTCCTCAATAAGTTCTTTTACCGGCATCAGCTTGCATGCCTTGCAGCACCAGCGGAAATCCACCGCAGGAGGGCCGTTTGTCTCAAACCCTTCCCAGAACCCTGCATTCCCGGACCGTTCGATAAGTTCAAGCCCGTACAAATCCCGGACCTTTCGCACATTCTCAATCGTCTCCGGAAATTCAAGACCCGTATCCGCAAAAATAATCGGCAGTTTACCTACCGCCTTAAGAGTAATCAGCAGCGTCACCAGACTGTCCTTCCCGCCTGAGTAGGAAACCGTCGGCTGGATCCCCGGATTTTTCGCAATCACATCGCGGATAAACTCGATCGACTTCCCCTCATACAGATCCAGAATAGCATTATTCGCCCGGATAGCATCCTCCCACGTTGACGGCGCCGCATCGATCACCGGCTTCTGCGTCCGGCGGGTACGCACCAGCTGCCCGCGGGTCGCACCCACCGTCTCCGCATACGACATCTTCGCCCGTCCGACCGCAACACACTCGCCGCTCTCCGCCATCACAAACACGCTGTCGCCAACCGTAATCTCCGGTGATACCGACACCACACCGGGCATGAGAACACTCTTGCCCTCCTTGATGTACTCCCCCGCCTCATCCGTCACGCGGACCACCCGCTTTGTCGGCTGCACTACCAGTGCCGCAGCCTCGCGGGGCAGCACCTCCCACCGTTCCTCGGCAGGAATATACCGGATTGCACACACCACTGCCCCTCCGAGAATAACTTCCTCCATCCGATCCTCATCCGGAACTTTATTCAAAAGAGCAAGATGCCCCTCCGGAATCAGCGGAACGCCGAACTGCTCCGTAAACAAACGGTTCACAAGATTTCGGTCGCGCGCAAACGCAGGCCGCACATCCCCGGGCGGGGTCACCGAAACCGGACGGGTTTTCGCCCCGCAGGCGCACAGCTTGCCCATGACCGGAACATGGCAGTGATCGCACCAGTAAAACGGTACCGGTGCAAGAAACGGAGAGGACTTCATGGATAAGTAATGGGTACTGAAAAATAATGAACACAGCGGAAACCGCATGCCGCAAAGCGGCATTACGCCTTTCCGCACATCTCAGTAGTCGCGGACGAGACTGACCGTACCGTTGTCAGGCGTCGAAAGCGTTGCCGCACTGTTTGAAGACAGCGTCATTGTATATCCGGCAGTATTCGGAACGGAGATGGTGTACACATTGTCCGCCGTCTTTGTCCAGGTACCGTAGGACTTCACCTCGGTCTCATACGATAAGGGTGCCGTGGTCTCAACCTCGATCGCAACAGTACCGGAACGCAGGAACTCAAGCTTATACTCCACCCGTGTTCCGTCACTCTTGGTAAGTACTCCGTCCCACTCGCCTGCAACCGGATCATACAGTACCGCATTGTCCGCATCAGGCAGAAGTGTCACGGTCTTACTCTCCGGTGTTGTCAGGGTACCGGTTCCGTCGTTGTTCATCACAAACGTATAGGTCCCGACCGCATCGAACACGAGACGGTAGGACGCGGTTTTTGTCTCCGTCCACGTGCCGTAGTAGGTTCGTTCCTTATCCATAACGCCCGTACGTGCATCGATCTCAAGTTTTGCCGAGCCGCCGTATGCGCAGTCGATCTTGTACTCAACCTGTGTACCGTCATCGTTCACCAGCACGCCTTCCCACTCGCCCGGTACCACATTTATTACCGGACCGGGTCCTTCAGGAACCGGGACGGGGGTTCCGGTCGGAACCGTGGCAGGATTGGTATCCGGCGGTACGTTGATGGTAATGCACCCTGCCGCAGCCGCACAGATAATACAAAAAACCACGGCAACAGCAAGCAATAGTGTTTTTTTCATACCATTACATATCTTGCTTCCTGATGTTATATCTGCAGATCTTTGCAAAAAATCCTCAATCGAATCTGTGTGTCATGTTGGCACTATATTTAGGCAAGCTCACAAAACATAATGTAATGCTTATTTTACAATATGTTAAATACAATGAGCACAAATCAGATATTGTATGAAGTCAAAGTTCCTGAAGTACGGCCTTCTTCTTTGTATTCTTGTCCTTGTTGCAGGAATCCCGGCGGTCTCGGCCGACGACACTGCAACCGGGCAGGTATCTGTTACCAGTCTTACGATCGATCCCGAAGTCCTGATGCCGGGCGACACCGCTATTGTCACCGCCGTTATCAAAAACTCCGGAACCACCTCCGTCTCTATCGGTCGTGCCCTGATTATGGGCGTAAACGAAGTCTACTCCCCCGAAGACAAAGCCTACAACAGTGTCGGCATGCTCGGCCCGGGCGATGAAATGACCTTTACCTTTCCTATCACCTCCCGTGGTGCAACCGGCACCTTTTATCCGATGCTCTACCTCGATTTTCTGGACTCCAGCCTTACCAGCCTGAAGTACACCTTTGCCGTGCAGGTTGACGACACCCAGCTTTCCGTAGCCTTGATCGATCAGCCGGACGCCTTTGGTCAGAGCAGAAATGAAGAGGTCACGCTCCGTATCGGCAACCCGCGTGCCAACACCTTAAACGGCATTGAGATCAGTGTCTCGGGTGATGGTGTCTCCTCCAAACAGACCGCTTACTTTGTCGGAAAACTCGAACCGGATCAGTATGTGGATGCCGTACTGACCGTGGTCGTTGACCAGCCGACGGATCTCTCCTTTGACGTAACTTACCGCAACGGCCAGAACCTGCACAGTAACTCGGTGGAGATTCCGGTCGAACTCGGGGAACGCAAAGTCCGGGCGGAACTGGTTCTCAATAATCTTGAAGTGAAAAACTCCGGCAGCTACTACACCATCACCGGTGACGTCAACAACGCGGGCCT
The nucleotide sequence above comes from Methanocorpusculum vombati. Encoded proteins:
- a CDS encoding phosphoadenosine phosphosulfate reductase family protein, encoding MKSSPFLAPVPFYWCDHCHVPVMGKLCACGAKTRPVSVTPPGDVRPAFARDRNLVNRLFTEQFGVPLIPEGHLALLNKVPDEDRMEEVILGGAVVCAIRYIPAEERWEVLPREAAALVVQPTKRVVRVTDEAGEYIKEGKSVLMPGVVSVSPEITVGDSVFVMAESGECVAVGRAKMSYAETVGATRGQLVRTRRTQKPVIDAAPSTWEDAIRANNAILDLYEGKSIEFIRDVIAKNPGIQPTVSYSGGKDSLVTLLITLKAVGKLPIIFADTGLEFPETIENVRKVRDLYGLELIERSGNAGFWEGFETNGPPAVDFRWCCKACKLMPVKELIEETWGEALSLIGQRKYESAKRMQSPRVWRNKNVPCQLSAAPIQHWTAMHDWLYLFREKAPYNPLYELGLDRIGCFMCPSSDISCMKDIAAMYPEMWSGWEAKLADWGSRNNKPPEWASKGLWRVRESAEEDGDCDSHF